One genomic window of Methanosalsum zhilinae DSM 4017 includes the following:
- a CDS encoding cofactor-independent phosphoglycerate mutase, protein MKYLVLIGDGMADYPIGEIEGMTVLQYARTPNMDYIADNGINGLSQTVPEGMAPGSDVANMSILGYDPEKYYSGRAPLEAASMGIVLEKDDVAFRCNLVTLKDDILEDYSAGHISTELAEKLINSIDSDIGSESIRFYAGMNYKHLLLLKDRKGIEAVCTPPHDIMGQEWELYLPHGKDGEFLSKIIRRTHGILSGHPVNIERIKNREKPANSVWLWGQGYAPAFPKFKQLYGLNSAVISAVDLVKGIGIYAGFDVIEVPGATGYFDTDYRAKAEYAIKALEDHDIVFVHVEAPDEAGHIGSIEEKIKAIENFDQKVVGTILSNILASDGEYTVLITADHPTPISLRTHTTDPVPFAIYSTSLTEKDNVSAFDEDSASNGSMRTVRASNLIKILLEL, encoded by the coding sequence ATGAAATATTTAGTGCTCATTGGCGATGGAATGGCAGATTATCCTATCGGTGAGATCGAAGGCATGACCGTATTGCAGTATGCCAGAACTCCAAACATGGATTATATTGCAGACAATGGAATTAATGGGTTGTCTCAAACAGTTCCTGAAGGGATGGCCCCGGGAAGTGATGTTGCAAACATGTCAATTCTTGGATATGATCCCGAAAAATATTATTCAGGCAGAGCACCGCTAGAAGCTGCAAGCATGGGGATAGTTCTTGAAAAAGATGATGTGGCATTTCGATGCAATCTGGTCACTTTAAAGGACGATATCCTTGAAGATTATAGTGCAGGCCATATATCCACCGAACTTGCAGAAAAACTGATCAATTCTATAGACTCTGATATCGGTTCTGAAAGTATAAGATTTTATGCCGGAATGAATTATAAACATCTTCTGCTTTTAAAGGATAGGAAGGGTATTGAAGCAGTATGTACTCCTCCACATGACATCATGGGACAGGAATGGGAACTGTATCTTCCACATGGAAAAGATGGCGAATTTCTCTCTAAGATAATAAGAAGAACCCATGGCATCCTTTCAGGGCATCCTGTCAATATTGAAAGAATAAAGAACAGAGAAAAGCCTGCAAACTCAGTCTGGCTATGGGGTCAGGGATATGCACCTGCATTTCCAAAATTCAAACAGCTTTACGGACTGAATAGTGCTGTTATTTCAGCTGTTGATCTTGTAAAGGGTATAGGCATTTATGCCGGATTTGATGTTATTGAGGTTCCTGGAGCAACAGGATACTTTGATACGGACTACAGGGCAAAGGCAGAATATGCAATCAAAGCACTTGAAGATCATGATATTGTTTTCGTGCATGTTGAAGCTCCTGATGAAGCGGGACACATAGGAAGTATTGAAGAAAAAATAAAAGCAATTGAAAATTTTGATCAGAAAGTTGTGGGAACCATACTGTCAAATATACTAGCCAGTGACGGGGAATATACAGTACTTATAACTGCAGACCATCCAACTCCCATCTCACTCAGGACACATACAACAGACCCGGTCCCCTTCGCGATCTATTCTACATCTCTTACAGAGAAGGACAATGTTTCTGCCTTTGATGAAGATTCTGCATCCAATGGATCAATGAGGACTGTCAGGGCAAGCAACCTGATAAAGATCCTTCTTGAATTATGA
- a CDS encoding Hsp20/alpha crystallin family protein: MRKLGLPGRRGLLGPWDPFEEIRRTQERLSELFEEVSSETGMVRGQVMAPLVDVEEKDNNIVVTADIPGVDKKDIDINVRDDMLEINARCQRELETEEEGYVRKERSYSMFSRSVSLPAPVKEEGAKAKLENGVLKITLPKSEIEEEKKKIIVE; this comes from the coding sequence ATGAGAAAATTAGGATTACCAGGAAGAAGAGGTCTACTGGGTCCATGGGATCCATTTGAGGAGATCAGAAGAACACAGGAGCGGCTGAGTGAACTGTTTGAGGAGGTCAGCTCAGAGACTGGTATGGTCAGAGGGCAGGTAATGGCACCTCTTGTAGATGTGGAAGAAAAGGATAACAATATCGTAGTTACTGCAGACATTCCCGGTGTTGATAAAAAAGATATAGATATTAATGTAAGGGATGATATGCTTGAGATCAATGCCAGATGCCAGCGGGAGCTGGAGACTGAAGAAGAAGGATATGTGCGTAAAGAGCGTTCATACAGTATGTTCTCAAGATCGGTTTCTCTTCCAGCACCTGTAAAGGAAGAAGGGGCAAAAGCAAAGCTTGAAAACGGTGTACTGAAAATAACTCTTCCAAAATCAGAAATCGAAGAGGAGAAGAAAAAGATAATTGTGGAATAA
- a CDS encoding coenzyme F420-0:L-glutamate ligase: MRIELFTVNDIPMIREGDDLAAIICNNTSLEDGDIVVIASTIVAKAEGRIFSLENIVPGRRAIDIGHRCGRDPAFVQAVLDRSVECLVEAPFILVQLESGQICVNAGIDDSNVEEGLFLDLPEDPDASARRIAADIKKMTGMRVSLVITDTNGRAFRIGQTGIAIGIANIEPVRDWIGESDLFGNRLQITQEAVADEVASAANLLMGEGSGGTPVVIMRGLNIHNTTGSIQQIYRIEEEDIIKKGLKCLQKDS; encoded by the coding sequence TTGAGAATCGAGTTGTTTACTGTAAATGACATACCAATGATCAGAGAAGGAGATGACCTTGCTGCTATTATATGCAATAATACTTCACTGGAAGACGGGGATATAGTAGTTATTGCATCCACAATAGTAGCAAAGGCTGAAGGAAGAATCTTTTCACTGGAGAATATAGTTCCTGGCAGGCGTGCAATAGATATTGGGCACAGGTGTGGCAGAGATCCTGCATTTGTACAGGCAGTACTTGATAGAAGTGTTGAATGTCTTGTGGAAGCTCCTTTTATACTGGTCCAGCTTGAAAGTGGACAGATATGTGTAAATGCAGGAATTGACGATTCAAATGTTGAAGAGGGATTATTTCTGGATCTTCCTGAAGATCCTGATGCAAGTGCCAGGCGTATTGCTGCAGATATCAAAAAAATGACCGGTATGAGAGTGTCTCTTGTGATCACAGATACAAATGGAAGAGCATTCAGGATAGGGCAGACTGGAATAGCCATTGGTATTGCAAACATTGAACCTGTCAGGGACTGGATAGGAGAAAGCGACCTTTTCGGAAACAGACTTCAGATAACTCAGGAAGCTGTTGCAGATGAGGTCGCTTCTGCTGCAAATCTATTGATGGGAGAGGGTAGCGGCGGAACTCCTGTAGTGATAATGAGAGGATTGAACATACACAATACGACCGGATCTATCCAGCAAATTTACCGTATCGAAGAGGAAGATATTATTAAGAAGGGACTTAAGTGTCTGCAAAAGGATTCCTGA